The DNA region ACCATCAACGGTCAAGGGAGCGTCTTGGTCCGGATGACGCGGGCGGTAGCCGATACGACCTTGGAGCGAATCGTCCACATGGTGCAAGAGGCGCAAGCTCAGAAGACTCCGACCCAGCGATTCGTCGAATCTTGGCAGCGACCTTATGTCTTGGGAGTGCTAGCGGCGGCGGTCTTCGTGTTTCTAGGAGCGAGAGTCGTACATACCACCAGTTGGTACGACGCGTTCTATCATGCGATGGTCCTGCTCGTGGCGGCCTCGCCTTGTGCGGTCGTCGTCAGCGCGCCGGCGGTTTTGCTTTCCGCCATCGCGCGGGCCGGGCGGCACGGCGTGCTCTTCAAGGGCGGAGTCCACCTGGAAACGTTGGGAAAGGTGGACGTGATCGCGCTCGACAAAACCGGAACCGTCACGCTCGGAAAGCCGGGGGTGACGGAGGTCTGGTCTCCGGAAGGGGTGGATCAAGCTCGGTTCCTGAGCTTAGCGGCATCGGTCGAGCAACGTAGCGAACATCCGTTGGGTGTCCCCGTAGTCGCCGAACTGCGCACTCGCGGAATCGCGCTGTCGGAATCGCCGCCGACGGAGTTTCAAAGTCACACGGGTCTTGGGGTCCATGCCCTGGTCGAAGAGACTTGGGTCGGTGTCGGTCGCGAGGGATTGTTCGAAGCACACGACCTTTCCATCCCGGCTGCATTGATCGAACAGGCGCAACGGATTCGCGAACTGGGCCAAACCGCCCTCATGGTCATGACGTCCGATGAGGCGATGTATGGAGTTATCGGAGTGGCCGACCTAATTCGACCCGAAGCCGCGGCGACGATCGATGCTTTGAAGCGTCTCGGCGTCCGCAAGATCGTGGTTCTCACCGGTGATCACGAACGGGTGGCTCAAGCGATCGCGAAGGGACTGCATGTCGACGAAGTTCGAGCGGGCCTATTGCCTGACCAAAAAGTCGTTGAACTTCGGCGTTTGGCAAGCGACGGAAGCCTTGTGGCGATGGTCGGCGACGGGGTGAACGATGCCCCCGCGCTGGCGGCGGCGCAGGTGGGAATTGCGATGGGCGGCGCCGGTACTGACGTCGCCCTCGAAGTCGCCGATGTCGTGCTCATGCGCGACGACCTGCGTGCCTTGCCGCTCGCTGTGTGGATCAGCCGGCTGGCGAGAAAACGAGTGCGCCAGAATATGATCTTCGCCTTTTCGATGATCGGTTTGCTCGTCATTTCGACGTTTTTCAATCTCCCGCTTTGGCTGGGCGTGCTAGGCCATGAAGGAAGCACGGTTCTCGTCGTGTTCAACGGACTGCGATTGCTGTGGGAGAAGACGCCGCAACTGACCTAGGATAGTTCCGTTCAAGACATCGTTCTTTTGCATGGGGCACCGATTTTCGGGCCGATCAGCTTGAGGCTCCTCGGGAGTGCAGATAAGTTCGTGGCGACGAGACTGGGAGCGATCTCGGCTAAGCGACGTTACTCATCCCAGTCCTTCCACTCCACGCCGTGCACGGTTAGATACCGATCGACCGCTTGGCCGAGAGTGGGAAAGAAATTCTCCTTGCCCAAGGTGGTGAATAAACCGTAGCGCTTGAGGTGATCCTTCACAGGACCTTTCATCTCCGCGAAAAGCAAATCCATTCCCGCTTGGTGCAGCTTTTGATCGAGCTCCGCGAGCATGTCGGCCGCTGTGATGTCGATGTCGGTCACAGGTTCCGCCGCGACGACGACCCATTTCGTGGGGGTCGGGGCTCGGGAGATGGCCCGAAGAATATGCTCTTGAAAAATCGACGCATTAGCGAAAAACAGCGGCGCATCCCAGCGAAAGAGGACTAACCCCGGGATGAGCTTCGCTTCGGGGTGCCGTGAAATATCGTGATAACCTTTGAGGTCGTCGACGCGCCCTAGCACTGCATCGTAAGGTCTCCAAGCGCGCCAGATGAACGTGAGTAGCGCCAAGCCGACCGCAATAAAGATGCCTTGAATGACCCCCAGCAGCAGTACTCCGAAAAAACATGCGAGCGAGAAGACGAGTTCACTCCGACGCAAGTGATACAGGCGAACCATTCCGGCAAATTCGATTTGCCCGAGACATGCGCTGATGACGACGGCTCCCAAAGCAGCGTGGGGCAAGCTCGCGAGGAGCGTCGGTGCAAACATCAGCAGCAGTGCGATACAGCAGGCAGCCGTCAGCGCAGTGACCTGCGTTTTGGCTCCCGCTGACTCCGCCACCGGAGTGCGCGACGCGCTGCCGCTCACTGAAAAGCCGTGGAATAAGCCCGTCGTCACGTTGGCGATACCTAAAGCGATCAATTCCTGATCGGCATCGACTCGATATCCTCCTCGCTGTGCGTAAAGCCGCGAAAGTACGCTCGTATCCGCGAACGAAACCAAAACAATTGCGATCGCGCCGATAAACAGTGAGTGGAGCTCGGCGACGTCGACGATCGGGAGCTGAAACCGCGGTAAGCCCTGAGGAAGAGAGCCGATGACGGAGAGATCGGCTCGCGCGGCTAAGTCAAATAGCCGAACGATGACCGTAGAGCCGACGACCGCCAACAAAATGCCGGGCACCTTAGGCCGACGGTACTTGAACCCCAAAATCACGATGAGACTGCACGCGCCGATCGCGACTGCCCAGCCATTCGTCCGACCGTGCAGCACTCCCGAACCAAGCGCCGCCGTTCGTTGGAGAAAGTCTTCACCCTCCACGGTGAAGCCCAGCACCATCGGCAACTGACCGACCAGCACGGTGCATGCGATTCCGTTTAGGTATCCGTAGCGAATCGGCTTGGAGAGCAACTCCGTCACGAAGCCGAACCTAGCGAGGCCGACTACGATGCAGAGAACTCCCGACAGAACGGCGAGCGCTCCGGCAAGCGACACGGCCCGATCGGCATTTCCGGCAGCTAAGGGTAGCACGGTCGCGGCAATCAAGGCCGCCAGCGAAGAGTCGGGCCCTAGCACGAGAATACGGCTCGGTCCGAATAGCGAATAAGCCACGAGCGGAACGATGGTCGCGTAGAGCCCGCAGATGGCGGGGAGGCCGGCCGCTTGCGCATAAGCCATGCCTGCCGGGATCAAGACGGCCGTGAGTACGATCCCGGCAAGTAGATCTTTCACAAACCAAGCTCGCTCGTATGCCCCTAGGATTGCAAGGCCGGGCAGTCGGCGACTTAAGCGACTGCCCTGCGCCTCTTGATGCAAAGGATTCGTCGGAGCGGGTTCGTCGGCCATCAAGATTGTGATCCGCGCATAAATCGCGGCTGAGATGAGTAGAGAAACAAGACTAAGGCGCTGGCGGACGTTCCGATCGCGAATGCGAACACCCAAGCGAGACCGTGAGCCCAAAGCGACCCGGCAATCAGCGAAGCAGGCAGGTAGATCAATCCGGGCGCTTCGGAAGTTCGGTAAGAAAACCAACGAGACCGAGCGTGAACACCTCGAGCGGAATCTTGTTTTCGCTTCGTGACCCGGTCGGCTGCGAAGCGTCGAAGTGCGACGTACGGCATTGGAATCCGAGGAGACGAGAATCCGCTTCGCGATCGGTATCGTTACAATGCACTCATCTTATCTCGTCAAGCCGGACGTAGCATCGCCCTATCGGCCGAGTTGACGCCGACTGCACTCGTTGGAGATTCCATCACATGTTCATTCGGCATCAGGAACGACATCGCACGGAGCACATCGGCTGG from Planctomycetia bacterium includes:
- a CDS encoding SulP family inorganic anion transporter produces the protein MADEPAPTNPLHQEAQGSRLSRRLPGLAILGAYERAWFVKDLLAGIVLTAVLIPAGMAYAQAAGLPAICGLYATIVPLVAYSLFGPSRILVLGPDSSLAALIAATVLPLAAGNADRAVSLAGALAVLSGVLCIVVGLARFGFVTELLSKPIRYGYLNGIACTVLVGQLPMVLGFTVEGEDFLQRTAALGSGVLHGRTNGWAVAIGACSLIVILGFKYRRPKVPGILLAVVGSTVIVRLFDLAARADLSVIGSLPQGLPRFQLPIVDVAELHSLFIGAIAIVLVSFADTSVLSRLYAQRGGYRVDADQELIALGIANVTTGLFHGFSVSGSASRTPVAESAGAKTQVTALTAACCIALLLMFAPTLLASLPHAALGAVVISACLGQIEFAGMVRLYHLRRSELVFSLACFFGVLLLGVIQGIFIAVGLALLTFIWRAWRPYDAVLGRVDDLKGYHDISRHPEAKLIPGLVLFRWDAPLFFANASIFQEHILRAISRAPTPTKWVVVAAEPVTDIDITAADMLAELDQKLHQAGMDLLFAEMKGPVKDHLKRYGLFTTLGKENFFPTLGQAVDRYLTVHGVEWKDWDE
- a CDS encoding heavy metal translocating P-type ATPase, whose translation is MDFSTAQTWSATACVGAYLAGGYGPTISMLTALKNRQLNVDLLMIVAALGAAAIGDWLEGVVLLFLFSLSGTLEAFAMYRTTRSIESLIQLRPREADLVRDGVAEDQRVAVESLRIGDVIRVRPGERFAVDGVISEGETWADEATLTGESEPIHKPIGAMVFSGTINGQGSVLVRMTRAVADTTLERIVHMVQEAQAQKTPTQRFVESWQRPYVLGVLAAAVFVFLGARVVHTTSWYDAFYHAMVLLVAASPCAVVVSAPAVLLSAIARAGRHGVLFKGGVHLETLGKVDVIALDKTGTVTLGKPGVTEVWSPEGVDQARFLSLAASVEQRSEHPLGVPVVAELRTRGIALSESPPTEFQSHTGLGVHALVEETWVGVGREGLFEAHDLSIPAALIEQAQRIRELGQTALMVMTSDEAMYGVIGVADLIRPEAAATIDALKRLGVRKIVVLTGDHERVAQAIAKGLHVDEVRAGLLPDQKVVELRRLASDGSLVAMVGDGVNDAPALAAAQVGIAMGGAGTDVALEVADVVLMRDDLRALPLAVWISRLARKRVRQNMIFAFSMIGLLVISTFFNLPLWLGVLGHEGSTVLVVFNGLRLLWEKTPQLT